Proteins found in one Bacillus subtilis subsp. subtilis str. 168 genomic segment:
- the nth gene encoding endonuclease III, apurinic apyrimidic DNA lyase (Evidence 1a: Function from experimental evidences in the studied strain; PubMedId: 9808040, 11160880, 12682299, 21954439, 24914186; Product type e: enzyme) yields the protein MLNLKQIEFCLDKIGDMFPHAECELVHSNPFELVVAVALSAQCTDALVNRVTKTLFQKYKRPEDYLAVPLEELQQDIKSIGLYRNKAKNIQKLSKMIIEDYGGEVPRDRDELVKLPGVGRKTANVVVSVAFGVPAIAVDTHVERVSKRLGICRWKDSVLEVEKTLMRKVPKEDWSVTHHRLIFFGRYHCKAQSPRCAECPLLSLCREGQKRDKKGLVKR from the coding sequence GTGTTAAATCTAAAACAAATTGAATTCTGTTTAGACAAGATAGGTGACATGTTTCCTCATGCGGAGTGTGAACTGGTTCATTCCAATCCTTTTGAATTAGTGGTGGCTGTTGCTTTATCTGCGCAATGTACAGATGCACTTGTAAACAGAGTGACCAAAACATTATTCCAAAAATATAAACGGCCGGAAGACTATTTGGCTGTTCCGCTGGAAGAGCTTCAGCAGGATATTAAATCAATCGGTTTATATCGTAATAAAGCGAAAAATATTCAAAAGCTGAGTAAAATGATTATTGAAGATTACGGCGGAGAAGTGCCGAGAGACCGCGATGAGCTTGTCAAACTGCCAGGGGTCGGGAGAAAGACCGCAAACGTAGTGGTATCCGTTGCGTTTGGCGTGCCGGCCATAGCCGTAGATACCCATGTGGAGAGAGTCAGCAAACGATTGGGCATTTGCCGGTGGAAGGACTCGGTTCTGGAAGTTGAAAAGACGCTGATGCGCAAGGTTCCCAAAGAAGATTGGTCCGTTACGCATCACCGGCTTATTTTCTTCGGCAGATATCACTGTAAAGCCCAATCTCCGCGCTGTGCGGAGTGTCCGCTGCTTTCTTTGTGCAGAGAAGGGCAGAAGAGGGATAAAAAAGGACTGGTGAAACGATGA
- the dnaD gene encoding DNA-remodelling primosomal protein (Evidence 1a: Function from experimental evidences in the studied strain; PubMedId: 11222620, 12682299, 15556628, 15686560, 16002087, 16677303, 16855238, 17277452, 18206906, 21954439, 22821970, 23909787; Product type f: factor) produces the protein MKKQQFIDMQEQGTSTIPNLLLTHYKQLGLNETELILLLKIKMHLEKGSYFPTPNQLQEGMSISVEECTNRLRMFIQKGFLFIEECEDQNGIKFEKYSLQPLWGKLYEYIQLAQNQTQERKAEGEQKSLYTIFEEEFARPLSPLECETLAIWQDQDQHDAQLIKHALKEAVLSGKLSFRYIDRILFEWKKNGLKTVEQAKIHSQKFRRVQAKQNEPQKEYKRQVPFYNWLEQ, from the coding sequence ATGAAAAAACAGCAATTTATTGATATGCAGGAGCAGGGAACATCAACCATCCCCAATCTTCTGCTCACGCATTATAAACAGCTTGGGCTTAATGAAACAGAACTTATTCTGCTGTTAAAAATTAAAATGCATTTAGAAAAAGGATCATATTTTCCTACACCGAATCAGCTGCAGGAAGGTATGTCAATTTCTGTTGAAGAATGTACAAACAGATTGCGGATGTTTATTCAAAAAGGCTTTCTGTTTATTGAAGAATGCGAGGATCAAAACGGCATCAAATTTGAGAAATATTCTCTTCAGCCTTTATGGGGCAAGCTGTACGAGTATATTCAGCTTGCACAGAATCAAACACAGGAAAGAAAAGCAGAAGGGGAACAAAAAAGCCTTTATACCATTTTTGAGGAAGAGTTCGCAAGACCGTTATCGCCTTTGGAGTGTGAAACGCTGGCGATCTGGCAGGACCAGGATCAGCATGACGCACAACTGATCAAACACGCGTTAAAAGAGGCTGTACTATCAGGAAAACTCAGTTTCCGCTACATTGACCGGATTTTGTTTGAATGGAAGAAAAATGGGCTTAAAACTGTGGAGCAGGCAAAAATACACAGCCAAAAATTCCGGCGTGTACAAGCAAAGCAGAATGAACCGCAAAAAGAGTATAAAAGGCAGGTTCCTTTTTACAATTGGCTTGAACAATAA
- the asnS gene encoding asparaginyl-tRNA synthetase (Evidence 2a: Function from experimental evidences in other organisms; PubMedId: 12682299, 26804570; Product type e: enzyme), giving the protein MKTTINQVYKHVGEEVTIGAWVANKRSSGKIAFLQLRDGTGFIQGVVVKAEVEESIFQTAKSVTQETSLYIKGIVKEDERSPLGYELAVTDIEVIHEATDYPITPKEHGTEFLMDHRHLWLRSKRQHAIMKIRNEIIRATYEFFNNEGFVKVDPPILTGSAPEGTTELFATKYFDEDAYLSQSGQLYMEAAAMALGKVFSFGPTFRAEKSKTKRHLIEFWMIEPEMAFVEFEENLQVQENYVSFIVQSVLKNCKIELNTLGRDTSKLEQIKAPFPRITYDEAIEFLKEKGFDDIEWGDDFGAPHETAIAEHYDKPVFITRYPTSLKPFYMQPASDREDVVLCADLIAPEGYGEIIGGSERIHDMELLESRLKEHGLDSDAYKWYAELRKYGSVPHSGFGLGLERTVAWISGAPHVRETIPFPRLLNRLYP; this is encoded by the coding sequence TTGAAAACAACAATCAACCAAGTGTACAAGCACGTAGGTGAGGAAGTAACGATCGGAGCTTGGGTCGCTAATAAGCGTTCAAGCGGGAAAATTGCGTTTTTACAGCTTCGGGACGGTACCGGTTTTATTCAGGGTGTCGTAGTAAAAGCGGAAGTGGAAGAAAGCATTTTCCAAACAGCTAAATCAGTGACGCAGGAAACGTCGCTCTATATAAAAGGGATTGTCAAAGAGGACGAGCGTTCTCCGCTTGGATATGAACTTGCTGTGACAGATATTGAAGTCATTCACGAAGCGACCGATTATCCAATTACACCAAAAGAACACGGAACGGAATTTTTGATGGATCACAGACATTTATGGCTGCGTTCAAAGCGCCAGCATGCGATCATGAAAATCCGTAATGAAATCATTCGCGCGACTTACGAATTCTTTAATAACGAAGGCTTCGTAAAAGTGGATCCGCCGATTTTGACTGGAAGCGCACCTGAAGGAACAACAGAACTCTTTGCGACAAAGTACTTTGATGAAGATGCATATCTGTCTCAAAGCGGACAGCTCTACATGGAAGCTGCGGCAATGGCTTTAGGAAAAGTATTCTCTTTCGGACCGACATTCAGAGCGGAAAAGTCTAAAACAAAGCGTCACTTAATCGAATTCTGGATGATCGAACCGGAAATGGCGTTTGTAGAATTTGAAGAAAACCTTCAAGTACAGGAAAATTACGTTTCTTTCATCGTGCAATCAGTTCTTAAAAATTGCAAAATTGAACTAAACACATTGGGAAGAGACACGTCAAAACTTGAGCAAATCAAAGCCCCGTTCCCAAGAATTACGTATGATGAAGCGATTGAATTTCTGAAAGAAAAAGGCTTTGACGATATCGAGTGGGGAGATGATTTCGGAGCGCCTCATGAAACAGCGATTGCTGAACATTATGACAAACCGGTATTCATCACTCGCTATCCGACGTCCTTAAAACCGTTCTATATGCAGCCGGCTTCTGACCGTGAGGACGTTGTGCTTTGCGCTGACTTGATTGCGCCGGAAGGCTATGGAGAAATCATCGGCGGGTCTGAACGGATTCACGATATGGAACTTTTGGAATCGCGTCTTAAAGAACATGGACTGGATTCTGACGCTTATAAATGGTATGCTGAACTTAGAAAATATGGATCAGTTCCTCATTCCGGCTTCGGCCTTGGATTAGAGCGGACAGTAGCTTGGATCAGCGGAGCGCCTCACGTTCGTGAAACGATTCCGTTCCCAAGACTGTTAAACCGTCTGTATCCGTAA
- the aspB gene encoding anabolic oxaloacetate / glutamate aminotransferase (Evidence 1a: Function from experimental evidences in the studied strain; PubMedId: 418816, 12670965, 22740702; Product type e: enzyme): protein MKLAKRVSALTPSTTLAITAKAKELKAAGHDVIGLGAGEPDFNTPQHIIDAAVRSMNEGHTKYTPSGGLAELKNSIAEKFKRDQNIEYKPSQIIVCTGAKHALYTLFQVILDEEDEVIIPTPYWVSYPEQVKLAGGKPVYVEGLEENHFKISPEQLKNAITEKTKAIVINSPSNPTGVMYTEEELSALGEVCLEHDILIVSDEIYEKLTYGGKKHVSIAQLSDRLKEQTVIINGVSKSHSMTGWRIGYAAGSEDIIKAMTNLASHSTSNPTSIAQYGAIAAYNGPSEPLEEMREAFEHRLNTIYAKLIEIPGFSCVKPEGAFYLFPNAKEAAQSCGFKDVDEFVKALLEEEKVAIVPGSGFGSPENVRLSYATSLDLLEEAIERIKRFVEKHS from the coding sequence TTGAAACTGGCAAAAAGAGTATCCGCATTAACACCATCAACCACACTGGCAATCACAGCGAAAGCGAAAGAACTGAAAGCCGCAGGCCATGATGTCATCGGCTTAGGAGCAGGCGAGCCTGACTTCAATACACCGCAGCATATTATTGATGCCGCTGTGCGTTCGATGAACGAGGGCCATACGAAATACACGCCTTCCGGTGGTTTGGCTGAACTGAAAAACAGCATTGCAGAGAAATTTAAACGCGACCAGAATATTGAATACAAACCGTCTCAAATTATTGTCTGCACTGGTGCCAAACATGCTCTGTATACCCTTTTCCAAGTGATTTTGGATGAAGAAGATGAAGTTATTATTCCAACGCCTTACTGGGTAAGCTACCCGGAGCAGGTGAAACTCGCTGGCGGAAAGCCTGTTTATGTAGAAGGGCTTGAGGAAAATCACTTCAAAATTTCGCCTGAGCAGCTGAAAAATGCAATTACGGAAAAAACAAAAGCAATCGTTATTAACTCTCCAAGCAACCCGACTGGTGTCATGTATACGGAAGAAGAACTATCTGCGCTCGGTGAAGTGTGCCTTGAACATGATATCTTGATTGTGTCAGATGAAATTTATGAAAAACTTACATACGGCGGAAAGAAACATGTTTCCATTGCACAGCTGTCAGACAGACTGAAAGAGCAAACGGTCATTATAAACGGCGTATCGAAGTCCCACAGCATGACAGGCTGGAGAATCGGTTATGCGGCAGGCTCTGAAGACATTATTAAAGCGATGACGAACCTTGCAAGCCACAGCACGTCAAACCCGACATCAATCGCACAATACGGAGCGATTGCTGCTTATAACGGGCCTTCTGAGCCATTGGAAGAAATGAGAGAAGCATTTGAACATAGATTAAATACGATCTATGCAAAGCTCATAGAAATCCCAGGGTTCAGCTGCGTGAAGCCGGAAGGTGCTTTTTACTTGTTCCCAAATGCAAAAGAGGCAGCTCAATCTTGCGGTTTCAAAGATGTAGATGAATTTGTTAAAGCGCTTCTCGAGGAGGAAAAAGTTGCGATTGTTCCAGGATCCGGATTTGGCTCTCCTGAGAATGTCCGTCTTTCTTATGCAACATCGTTAGATCTTCTTGAAGAAGCCATTGAAAGAATCAAGCGTTTTGTAGAAAAACATAGCTAA
- the tseB gene encoding suppressor of tetracyclin sensitivity of an ezrA mutant (Evidence 1a: Function from experimental evidences in the studied strain; PubMedId: 25954268; Product type ph: phenotype) produces MRKKALIFTVIFGIIFLAVLLVSASIYKSAMAQKEEGHEAAAAEAKKETDLAHVDQVETFVGKEKYYVVKGTDKKGTALYVWVPADKKAKILSKEAKEGISEDKAAKIIKDEGLVSKQKEVHLAREGNVLLWEVTYLDKEGQYSLSYVDFTTGKILKNITP; encoded by the coding sequence ATGAGAAAAAAAGCATTAATATTTACCGTCATTTTTGGTATTATTTTTTTAGCAGTACTTCTTGTCTCGGCAAGCATTTATAAATCAGCCATGGCACAAAAGGAAGAGGGGCACGAAGCAGCAGCTGCTGAAGCTAAAAAAGAAACCGATCTCGCCCATGTTGATCAAGTCGAAACATTTGTCGGAAAAGAAAAATATTATGTTGTAAAGGGAACGGATAAAAAAGGCACTGCATTATATGTCTGGGTTCCTGCTGATAAAAAAGCAAAAATTCTCTCAAAAGAAGCGAAAGAGGGAATCTCTGAAGACAAAGCGGCGAAAATCATAAAGGATGAAGGGCTGGTTTCAAAGCAAAAAGAGGTTCATCTGGCAAGAGAAGGAAACGTCCTGCTTTGGGAAGTGACGTACTTAGACAAAGAAGGGCAATACAGTTTAAGTTATGTGGACTTTACAACTGGAAAGATTCTCAAAAATATCACGCCTTAA
- the ypmA gene encoding hypothetical protein (Evidence 4: Unknown function but conserved in other organisms; PubMedId: 22720735) has product MESKIEILSTINVEHSDDLYKIVDTLNRTLKRDNLMFGLALDEENKNQAVFTIYRT; this is encoded by the coding sequence ATGGAAAGTAAAATCGAAATTCTTTCAACAATTAATGTAGAGCATTCTGATGATCTGTATAAAATTGTGGACACATTGAATCGTACACTGAAAAGAGACAATCTGATGTTCGGCCTTGCGCTGGATGAAGAAAACAAAAACCAAGCCGTTTTTACCATTTATCGTACGTAG
- the dinG gene encoding damage inducible ATP-dependent 3'->5' nuclease (Evidence 1a: Function from experimental evidences in the studied strain; PubMedId: 8385320, 12060778, 17416902, 21546913, 22166102, 28527403; Product type e : enzyme), translated as MNKQRFVVIDVETTGNSPKKGDKIIQIAAVVIENGQITERFSKYINPNKSIPAFIEQLTGISNQMVENEQPFEAVAEEVFQLLDGAYFVAHNIHFDLGFVKYELHKAGFQLPDCEVLDTVELSRIVFPGFEGYKLTELSEELQLRHDQPHRADSDAEVTGLIFLEILEKLRQLPYPTLKQLRRLSQHFISDLTHLLDMFINENRHTEIPGYTRFSSFSVREPEAIDVRINEDENFSFEIESWEAGNEKALSELMPGYEKRDGQMMMMREVADAFANREHALIEAPPGIGKTIGYLIPAALFAKKSKKPVIISTYSTLLQQQILTKDLPIVQDLFPFPVTAAILKGQSHYLCLYKFEQVLHEEDDNYDAVLTKAQLLVWLTETNTGDVAELNLPSGGKLLWDRLAYDDDSYKRSRSEHVIGFYERAKQIAMRSDLVITNHSLLLTDEGSHKKRLPESGTFIIDEAHHFERAASEHLGKRATYIELHTKLSRIGTLKEQGLLKKMRQLFQRNSLPVDSFFELEEWLQHVQAESDAFFSSVHSFVKRRKPKEDLNRLVFKVNKESQDKSWSILTDGAERLCSMLTHLQQLFEAQSSLMEKHLKGMKSKTVFLADEYQRSMKGLQHYCQTLQKLFFGSDDDEAVWIEIDAKGAKNAVAIYAQPLEPGELLADQFFARKNSVVLTSATLTVEGSFQFMIERLGLSDFFPRTMRIESPFSYDERMQVMIPKEMKSIQDTGQPEFIQDTARYIELMAKEKQPKILVLFTSHDMLKKVHQELKHNMSASGIQLLAQGITGGSPGKLMKTFKTSNQAILLGTNHFWEGVDFPGDELTTVMIVRLPFRSPDHPLHAAKCELARKKGKNPFQTVSLPEAVLTFRQGIGRLLRSAGDKGTIIILDRRIKTAGYGRLFLDALPTTSVSEMTDSELEAYVAGEKE; from the coding sequence ATGAATAAGCAACGGTTCGTTGTTATAGATGTAGAGACAACAGGGAATTCGCCGAAGAAAGGCGATAAAATCATACAAATCGCAGCGGTTGTAATCGAAAATGGACAAATTACTGAGCGGTTTTCAAAATACATTAATCCAAATAAATCAATCCCTGCTTTTATTGAGCAGCTTACTGGAATCTCTAATCAAATGGTCGAGAATGAACAGCCATTTGAAGCAGTTGCTGAAGAAGTATTCCAATTGCTTGACGGCGCTTATTTTGTCGCCCACAATATCCATTTTGACCTTGGATTTGTCAAGTATGAGCTACATAAGGCGGGCTTTCAGCTCCCAGATTGTGAAGTGCTTGATACTGTCGAGCTCTCACGCATTGTTTTTCCGGGATTTGAAGGGTATAAGCTGACGGAATTAAGCGAGGAGCTTCAGCTGCGGCATGATCAGCCGCACCGGGCTGACAGCGATGCTGAAGTGACAGGGCTTATTTTTTTGGAAATCCTTGAAAAGCTGCGGCAGCTTCCTTATCCGACATTAAAGCAGTTAAGAAGGCTTTCGCAGCATTTCATCAGTGATCTGACGCATTTGTTGGATATGTTCATTAATGAAAACAGACATACCGAGATACCGGGCTATACGCGCTTTTCTTCGTTTTCTGTCAGAGAACCTGAAGCTATCGATGTTCGTATAAATGAGGACGAGAACTTCTCATTTGAGATCGAAAGCTGGGAAGCGGGAAATGAAAAAGCGCTGTCAGAGTTAATGCCTGGGTATGAAAAAAGAGACGGCCAAATGATGATGATGAGAGAGGTGGCTGATGCGTTTGCCAATCGTGAGCATGCGCTGATTGAAGCTCCTCCAGGCATCGGAAAAACGATTGGCTATCTTATTCCGGCTGCGCTTTTTGCCAAGAAATCAAAAAAGCCGGTCATAATCAGCACGTATTCGACGCTTTTACAGCAGCAGATTCTCACAAAGGATTTGCCGATTGTCCAAGATCTGTTTCCATTTCCGGTAACAGCGGCGATTTTAAAAGGGCAATCGCATTATTTATGCCTGTATAAATTTGAGCAGGTGCTTCATGAAGAAGATGATAATTATGATGCCGTACTGACAAAGGCACAGCTTCTTGTTTGGCTGACAGAGACAAATACAGGAGATGTAGCGGAACTGAATTTGCCTTCAGGCGGAAAATTGCTGTGGGACAGATTGGCTTATGACGATGACTCCTATAAAAGAAGTCGCAGTGAGCATGTGATCGGTTTTTACGAGCGGGCCAAACAGATTGCTATGCGTTCCGATTTGGTGATCACCAATCATTCTCTTTTGCTGACCGATGAAGGCAGCCATAAAAAAAGGCTTCCCGAAAGCGGCACATTTATTATTGATGAAGCACACCATTTTGAACGTGCGGCAAGCGAACATTTAGGGAAAAGAGCCACGTACATAGAATTGCATACGAAATTGAGCAGAATCGGCACTCTGAAGGAGCAGGGACTTCTAAAAAAGATGAGACAGCTATTCCAGCGAAACAGCCTGCCGGTTGATTCATTTTTCGAATTGGAAGAGTGGCTTCAGCACGTTCAAGCAGAAAGTGATGCTTTCTTTAGCTCTGTACATTCTTTTGTCAAACGAAGAAAACCTAAAGAAGACTTAAACCGTCTAGTGTTTAAGGTGAACAAAGAAAGCCAGGATAAAAGCTGGTCGATCTTAACAGATGGTGCGGAGAGGCTTTGTTCCATGCTGACACATTTGCAGCAGCTTTTTGAGGCGCAGTCATCCCTTATGGAAAAACATTTGAAGGGCATGAAGAGCAAAACCGTCTTTTTAGCCGATGAATACCAAAGAAGCATGAAAGGCTTGCAGCATTACTGTCAGACGTTGCAGAAGCTCTTCTTTGGCTCTGATGACGATGAAGCGGTTTGGATTGAAATAGATGCAAAGGGTGCGAAAAATGCAGTGGCCATTTACGCACAGCCTCTTGAACCTGGTGAACTTCTGGCTGATCAGTTTTTCGCGCGCAAAAATAGTGTGGTGCTGACATCTGCAACTCTTACAGTCGAAGGTTCTTTTCAATTTATGATTGAACGACTGGGACTGAGTGACTTTTTCCCGCGGACAATGAGAATTGAGTCACCCTTTTCTTACGATGAGCGTATGCAGGTGATGATTCCAAAAGAAATGAAATCAATTCAGGATACAGGGCAACCTGAATTTATACAGGATACAGCCCGTTATATCGAACTGATGGCAAAGGAAAAACAGCCTAAAATCCTTGTGCTGTTTACATCCCATGATATGCTGAAAAAGGTTCACCAGGAGCTTAAGCATAACATGAGTGCTTCCGGCATTCAGCTCTTGGCACAAGGGATTACAGGCGGAAGTCCCGGCAAACTGATGAAGACTTTTAAAACATCCAATCAGGCGATCCTGCTCGGAACAAATCATTTTTGGGAAGGCGTTGATTTCCCTGGTGATGAGCTGACGACAGTAATGATCGTGAGGCTCCCATTCCGGTCCCCTGATCACCCGCTTCATGCTGCAAAATGTGAGCTTGCCCGCAAAAAAGGAAAGAATCCGTTTCAAACAGTGTCATTACCGGAAGCTGTGCTGACCTTCAGGCAAGGAATCGGACGCTTGCTGCGTTCTGCGGGAGACAAGGGAACGATTATTATATTGGACAGACGGATTAAAACCGCTGGTTACGGCCGGCTGTTTCTTGATGCCTTGCCGACAACCTCAGTATCCGAAATGACTGACAGCGAGCTTGAAGCTTATGTTGCAGGGGAAAAAGAATAA
- the panD gene encoding aspartate 1-decarboxylase (Evidence 1a: Function from experimental evidences in the studied strain; PubMedId: 9169598, 12600205, 15033515, 26762040; Product type e: enzyme) yields the protein MYRTMMSGKLHRATVTEANLNYVGSITIDEDLIDAVGMLPNEKVQIVNNNNGARLETYIIPGKRGSGVICLNGAAARLVQEGDKVIIISYKMMSDQEAASHEPKVAVLNDQNKIEQMLGNEPARTIL from the coding sequence ATGTATCGAACAATGATGAGCGGCAAACTTCACAGGGCAACTGTTACGGAAGCAAACCTGAACTATGTGGGAAGCATTACAATTGATGAAGATCTCATTGATGCTGTGGGAATGCTTCCTAATGAAAAAGTACAAATTGTGAATAATAATAATGGAGCACGTCTTGAAACGTATATTATTCCTGGTAAACGGGGAAGCGGCGTCATATGCTTAAACGGTGCAGCCGCACGCCTTGTGCAGGAAGGAGATAAGGTCATTATTATTTCCTACAAAATGATGTCTGATCAAGAAGCGGCAAGCCATGAGCCGAAAGTGGCTGTTCTGAATGATCAAAACAAAATTGAACAAATGCTGGGGAACGAACCAGCCCGTACAATTTTGTAG
- the panC gene encoding pantothenate synthetase (Evidence 2a: Function from experimental evidences in other organisms; PubMedId: 17175524, 7037743; Product type e: enzyme) — MRQITDISQLKEAIKQYHSEGKSIGFVPTMGFLHEGHLTLADKARQENDAVIMSIFVNPAQFGPNEDFEAYPRDIERDAALAENAGVDILFTPDAHDMYPGEKNVTIHVERRTDVLCGRSREGHFDGVAIVLTKLFNLVKPTRAYFGLKDAQQVAVVDGLISDFFMDIELVPVDTVREEDGLAKSSRNVYLTAEERKEAPKLYRALQTSAELVQAGERDPEAVIKAAKDIIETTSGTIDYVELYSYPELEPVNEIAGKMILAVAVAFSKARLIDNIIIDIREMERI, encoded by the coding sequence ATGAGACAGATTACTGATATTTCACAGCTGAAAGAAGCCATAAAACAATACCATTCAGAGGGCAAGTCAATCGGATTTGTTCCGACGATGGGGTTTCTGCATGAGGGGCATTTAACCTTAGCAGACAAAGCAAGACAAGAAAACGACGCCGTTATTATGAGTATTTTTGTGAATCCTGCACAATTCGGCCCTAATGAAGATTTTGAAGCATATCCGCGCGATATTGAGCGGGATGCAGCTCTTGCAGAAAACGCCGGAGTCGATATTCTTTTTACGCCAGATGCTCATGATATGTATCCCGGTGAAAAGAATGTCACGATTCATGTAGAAAGACGCACAGACGTGTTATGCGGGCGCTCAAGAGAAGGACATTTTGACGGGGTCGCGATCGTACTGACGAAGCTTTTCAATCTAGTCAAGCCGACTCGTGCCTATTTCGGTTTAAAAGATGCGCAGCAGGTAGCTGTTGTTGATGGGTTAATCAGCGACTTCTTCATGGATATTGAATTGGTTCCTGTCGATACGGTCAGAGAGGAAGACGGCTTAGCCAAAAGCTCTCGCAATGTATACTTAACAGCTGAGGAAAGAAAAGAAGCGCCTAAGCTGTATCGGGCCCTTCAAACAAGTGCGGAACTTGTCCAAGCCGGTGAAAGAGATCCTGAAGCGGTGATAAAAGCTGCAAAAGATATCATTGAAACGACTAGCGGAACCATAGACTATGTAGAGCTTTATTCCTATCCGGAACTCGAGCCTGTGAATGAAATTGCTGGAAAGATGATTCTCGCTGTTGCAGTTGCTTTTTCAAAAGCGCGTTTAATAGATAATATCATTATTGATATTCGAGAAATGGAGAGAATATAA
- the panB gene encoding ketopantoate hydroxymethyltransferase (Evidence 2a: Function from experimental evidences in other organisms; PubMedId: 1844812, 8096212; Product type e: enzyme) — protein MKTKLDFLKMKESEEPIVMLTAYDYPAAKLAEQAGVDMILVGDSLGMVVLGLDSTVGVTVADMIHHTKAVKRGAPNTFIVTDMPFMSYHLSKEDTLKNAAAIVQESGADALKLEGGEGVFESIRALTLGGIPVVSHLGLTPQSVGVLGGYKVQGKDEQSAKKLIEDSIKCEEAGAMMLVLECVPAELTAKIAETLSIPVIGIGAGVKADGQVLVYHDIIGHGVERTPKFVKQYTRIDETIETAISGYVQDVRHRAFPEQKHSFQMNQTVLDGLYGGK, from the coding sequence ATGAAAACAAAACTGGATTTTCTAAAAATGAAGGAGTCTGAAGAACCGATTGTCATGCTGACCGCTTATGATTATCCGGCAGCTAAACTTGCTGAACAAGCGGGAGTTGACATGATTTTAGTCGGTGATTCACTTGGAATGGTCGTCCTCGGCCTTGATTCAACTGTCGGTGTGACAGTTGCGGACATGATCCATCATACAAAAGCCGTTAAAAGGGGTGCGCCGAATACCTTTATTGTGACAGATATGCCGTTTATGTCTTATCACCTGTCTAAGGAAGATACGCTGAAAAATGCAGCGGCTATCGTTCAGGAAAGCGGAGCTGACGCACTGAAGCTTGAGGGCGGAGAAGGCGTGTTTGAATCCATTCGCGCATTGACGCTTGGAGGCATTCCAGTAGTCAGTCACTTAGGTTTGACACCGCAGTCAGTCGGCGTACTGGGCGGCTATAAAGTACAGGGCAAAGACGAACAAAGCGCCAAAAAATTAATAGAAGACAGTATAAAATGCGAAGAAGCAGGAGCTATGATGCTTGTGCTGGAATGTGTGCCGGCAGAACTCACAGCCAAAATTGCCGAGACGCTAAGCATACCGGTCATTGGAATCGGGGCTGGTGTGAAAGCGGACGGACAAGTTCTCGTTTATCATGATATTATCGGCCACGGTGTTGAGAGAACACCTAAATTTGTAAAGCAATATACGCGCATTGATGAAACCATCGAAACAGCAATCAGCGGATATGTTCAGGATGTAAGACATCGTGCTTTCCCTGAACAAAAGCATTCCTTTCAAATGAACCAGACAGTGCTTGACGGCTTGTACGGGGGAAAATAA